In Actinomycetes bacterium, a single window of DNA contains:
- a CDS encoding class I SAM-dependent methyltransferase, translating to MLERSGGVRRSVALLRAFAVEQTEPEVFYGLLARDSVSTVEEVIPLAGRTVLDVGAGPVQFAQAFARAGARYLGLDADAGALCAPRLPGTAAAVGDGLRLPVRSGAVDVTFSSNVLEHVRDPAAFGDELVRVTRPGGFVFLSYTNWLSPWGGHETSPFHYLGGQRAVDRYIRHYGRPPKHRVGTNLFRVSVADGLRWARRQPDADLVDARPRYYPSWARRVVSVPGLREIATWNLLLVLRRR from the coding sequence ATGCTTGAGCGGTCCGGCGGCGTCCGCCGTTCGGTCGCCCTGCTGCGGGCCTTCGCTGTGGAGCAGACCGAGCCCGAGGTGTTCTACGGGCTGCTCGCCCGCGACTCCGTCAGCACCGTCGAGGAGGTCATCCCCTTGGCCGGGCGCACGGTCCTCGACGTGGGCGCCGGACCGGTGCAGTTCGCCCAGGCCTTCGCCCGCGCGGGTGCGCGCTACCTAGGTCTCGACGCCGACGCGGGAGCGCTCTGCGCACCCAGGCTCCCGGGCACGGCCGCGGCCGTCGGTGACGGGCTCCGGCTGCCCGTGCGCTCCGGCGCGGTCGACGTGACCTTCTCCAGCAACGTGCTGGAGCACGTCCGCGACCCGGCAGCGTTCGGGGACGAGCTGGTGCGGGTGACCCGCCCGGGTGGCTTCGTCTTCCTCAGCTACACCAACTGGCTCTCGCCGTGGGGCGGTCACGAGACCTCGCCGTTCCACTACCTCGGTGGCCAGCGGGCGGTCGACCGCTACATCCGCCACTACGGCCGGCCCCCCAAGCACCGGGTCGGCACCAACCTGTTCCGGGTCTCGGTCGCCGACGGCCTGCGCTGGGCGCGGCGCCAGCCCGACGCCGACCTGGTGGACGCCCGGCCGCGCTACTACCCGTCCTGGGCGCGGCGCGTGGTGTCGGTCCCGGGGCTGCGCGAGATCGCCACCTGGAACCTGCTGCTCGTGCTGCGAAGGCGATGA
- a CDS encoding glycosyltransferase family 4 protein, which produces MTSRSGSPVPPRLRVLFLSWRDHGHPEAGGAESFLDQVSRHLAAGGHEVTVVTARYPGAPADEVLDGRRFLRRGGRFSVYPLGLLRLLRLRRRFDVVVDVQNGIPFWAPLAAGGPVVNLVHHVHREQWPEVFGPVRARFGWWLESRVAPRVYAGSQHLVVSVATRNELVGLGVDAGRTTVVYSGRERAAEPVVDRSEAPSLVVLGRLVPHKRVELAMETLAALRATHPDLVLHVVGHGYWHDELVAHADRLGVRDAVRFHGFVDEETKNRLLGSAWVNLLPSLKEGWGLAIIEAGALGLPSVAFREASGTNESVLDGETGYLVDDLGHMIQVTGRLLADPALCKELGEGAREFASGFSWEATGIAVERLLRSVVDAHGPVNLDDARARRPAKASDPAA; this is translated from the coding sequence ATGACCTCCCGCAGCGGCAGCCCCGTGCCGCCCCGGCTGCGGGTCCTCTTCCTGAGCTGGCGCGACCACGGGCACCCCGAGGCCGGCGGTGCCGAGTCGTTCCTCGACCAGGTGAGCCGGCACCTCGCCGCCGGAGGCCACGAGGTCACGGTGGTGACTGCCCGCTACCCGGGCGCCCCCGCCGACGAGGTGCTCGACGGTCGGCGGTTCCTGCGCCGGGGCGGGCGGTTCAGCGTCTACCCCTTGGGGCTGCTCCGGCTGCTGCGGCTGCGGCGTCGCTTCGACGTCGTCGTCGACGTGCAGAACGGCATCCCCTTCTGGGCCCCGTTGGCGGCCGGCGGCCCGGTCGTCAACCTGGTCCACCACGTGCACCGCGAGCAGTGGCCCGAGGTCTTCGGGCCGGTGCGTGCCCGGTTCGGGTGGTGGCTCGAGTCACGGGTGGCGCCCCGGGTCTACGCCGGCTCGCAGCACCTGGTCGTGTCGGTGGCCACCCGTAACGAGCTGGTCGGCCTGGGCGTGGACGCCGGGCGGACGACGGTCGTCTACAGCGGCCGCGAGCGGGCCGCGGAGCCGGTCGTCGACCGGTCCGAAGCCCCGTCCCTCGTGGTGCTCGGGCGCCTGGTGCCGCACAAGCGGGTGGAGCTCGCGATGGAGACCCTCGCCGCCCTCCGCGCGACGCACCCCGACCTGGTCCTGCACGTGGTGGGGCACGGCTACTGGCACGACGAGCTGGTCGCCCACGCCGACCGGCTCGGCGTGCGGGACGCGGTCCGGTTCCACGGCTTCGTCGACGAGGAGACGAAGAACCGGTTGCTCGGGTCTGCCTGGGTCAACCTGCTGCCGTCCCTCAAAGAGGGCTGGGGGCTGGCGATCATCGAGGCCGGGGCGCTCGGCCTGCCGTCGGTGGCGTTCCGGGAGGCGAGCGGGACCAACGAGTCGGTCCTCGACGGGGAGACCGGCTACCTCGTCGACGACCTGGGTCACATGATCCAGGTCACCGGCCGCCTGCTCGCCGACCCGGCCCTGTGCAAGGAGCTCGGAGAGGGTGCACGCGAGTTCGCGTCCGGCTTCTCGTGGGAGGCCACCGGCATCGCCGTCGAGCGCCTGCTGCGGTCGGTGGTCGACGCTCACGGCCCGGTGAACCTGGACGACGCGAGGGCCCGGCGCCCGGCCAAGGCCTCCGACCCCGCGGCGTAG
- a CDS encoding methyltransferase domain-containing protein, producing the protein MCGTTTAPWRMDSRNTVDRCPACGTVARDLDRAPAGARSPAYGGDPGLDRWRLAATYRRLRGLVPAGGRVFEIGFGSGALLRRFLDDGVRVAGTDPGMLGTDIDPAVSSAGDLSDRPVGTGTWPGGNDLVVGVHVVEHVTDLCGFARACHDLLRPGGHLVLVTPAADGAALKGYRARWWMWEDPTHLRLLTTRSARRLLSDAGLVDVHVRRLLLDSLAADAASCARAVGWRRLPAGGVLSRAPVRLLVALTAPAVLVARLVVPSTRPVIEISARRPAAAG; encoded by the coding sequence GTGTGCGGCACGACCACCGCGCCGTGGCGCATGGACTCCCGCAACACGGTCGACCGGTGCCCGGCGTGCGGCACCGTCGCGCGGGACCTGGACCGGGCGCCGGCGGGTGCGCGGTCGCCTGCATACGGCGGCGACCCGGGGCTCGACCGCTGGCGGCTCGCCGCCACCTACCGTCGGCTGCGCGGACTGGTGCCGGCGGGCGGTCGGGTGTTCGAGATCGGGTTCGGCTCGGGCGCACTGCTCCGCCGGTTCCTCGACGACGGGGTCCGTGTCGCCGGCACCGACCCCGGGATGCTCGGGACGGACATCGACCCGGCCGTCTCCTCCGCCGGCGATCTGAGCGACCGACCGGTCGGCACCGGCACGTGGCCGGGCGGCAACGACCTGGTCGTCGGCGTGCACGTCGTCGAGCACGTCACCGACCTGTGCGGCTTCGCACGCGCCTGCCACGACCTGCTCCGCCCGGGCGGTCACCTCGTCCTGGTGACTCCGGCCGCTGACGGTGCCGCGCTGAAGGGCTACCGGGCTCGCTGGTGGATGTGGGAGGACCCGACTCATCTGCGTCTGCTGACCACGCGCTCGGCCCGGCGGCTGCTGTCCGACGCCGGCCTGGTCGACGTGCACGTGCGCAGGCTCCTTCTCGACAGCCTGGCGGCGGATGCGGCCAGCTGCGCGCGGGCCGTGGGGTGGCGGCGGCTCCCGGCCGGAGGAGTGCTGTCACGGGCGCCGGTCCGGTTGCTGGTCGCGCTCACCGCGCCCGCCGTGCTCGTGGCGAGGCTGGTGGTTCCCTCGACCCGCCCGGTCATCGAAATCTCGGCCCGCCGGCCCGCGGCCGCCGGATGA
- a CDS encoding glycosyltransferase family 2 protein, producing the protein MTQPLVSVVVTTRDVERTLEACLRSVRAQDHQPLEVVVVDNASTDGTVSIAERHADVVLSAGPERSAQRNRGVMEATGEWVLWIDADMLLRPDVVSSALAAARRDGARAVSIPETTVGEGFWTACRALERSCYLDDASLFNPRLLRRDLLAEMGFDETMAGPEDADLRLRLGAAGVVVSHATGVIDHDEGRLTLPSVWRKRVYYGESLPAFAAANPGAVRAQGAATVRAFVRHRRRLLSDPVHGLGLVVLRSMEAAGYLAGYVAGAARSSRLRRP; encoded by the coding sequence GTGACCCAGCCACTGGTCTCCGTCGTCGTGACGACGCGCGACGTCGAGCGCACCCTGGAGGCGTGCCTGCGCTCGGTGCGGGCCCAGGACCACCAGCCCCTCGAGGTGGTCGTGGTCGACAACGCGAGCACCGACGGCACCGTCTCCATCGCCGAGCGGCACGCCGACGTCGTGCTGTCCGCCGGTCCGGAGCGCAGTGCGCAGCGCAACCGCGGCGTCATGGAAGCCACCGGGGAGTGGGTGCTGTGGATCGACGCCGACATGCTGCTGCGGCCGGACGTCGTGAGCAGCGCCCTGGCCGCGGCGCGTCGCGACGGTGCGCGAGCGGTCTCCATCCCGGAGACGACCGTCGGCGAGGGGTTCTGGACCGCCTGCCGTGCGCTGGAGCGGTCGTGCTACCTGGACGACGCCTCCCTGTTCAACCCTCGGCTGCTGCGCCGTGACCTGCTGGCCGAGATGGGTTTCGACGAGACGATGGCCGGCCCGGAGGACGCCGACCTCCGGCTGCGCCTCGGGGCAGCAGGAGTCGTCGTCTCCCACGCCACAGGTGTGATCGACCACGACGAGGGCCGGCTCACCCTCCCGTCCGTGTGGCGCAAGCGGGTCTACTACGGCGAGTCGCTGCCCGCGTTCGCCGCGGCCAACCCCGGCGCGGTGCGGGCGCAGGGAGCGGCCACCGTGCGGGCGTTCGTCCGGCACCGCCGTCGGCTGCTCTCGGACCCGGTGCACGGGCTCGGTCTCGTCGTCCTCCGGAGCATGGAGGCCGCCGGCTACCTCGCCGGCTACGTCGCGGGTGCTGCCCGCTCGTCCCGGTTACGCCGGCCGTGA
- a CDS encoding class I SAM-dependent methyltransferase, giving the protein MDVEAFAAELPRRFDGDANAEHPVDRRLAAVVERVPGMTTEHALTVLDLAVAGLGETECYLEVGSYRGRSVVGAMLDHPGRQAVAIESFAEFGVDPVQARIAVENTLREFGVDDRVRLVVGDAFRRLDRSSVPAPVGVYFYDGAHSRVAQYLGLALAEPLFAERSLVLVDDWSWPQVRSATRAYLKRHPGYHVVAEMTVSTDFDPRWCNGLVVLAWQRPPDWVVPSGWEVVWRRWAHLGLLAPLRSLAYRVLVRHPRVTRLVAKIYLHGGTRVPTHAPDDVLG; this is encoded by the coding sequence ATGGACGTCGAGGCCTTCGCCGCGGAGCTGCCGCGGCGCTTCGACGGTGACGCCAACGCGGAGCACCCGGTCGATCGTCGGTTGGCCGCCGTCGTCGAGCGGGTGCCGGGCATGACCACCGAGCACGCGCTCACCGTGCTCGACCTGGCGGTCGCCGGGCTGGGCGAGACTGAGTGCTACCTCGAGGTCGGGTCTTACCGAGGCCGGTCGGTCGTCGGCGCGATGCTCGACCATCCTGGGCGGCAGGCCGTCGCCATCGAGAGCTTCGCCGAGTTCGGCGTGGACCCGGTGCAGGCCCGGATCGCGGTCGAGAACACGCTGCGCGAGTTCGGCGTGGACGACCGGGTTCGGCTCGTCGTCGGCGACGCCTTCCGTCGACTGGACCGCTCGTCTGTGCCGGCGCCGGTCGGGGTCTACTTCTACGACGGCGCCCACTCCCGGGTCGCGCAGTACCTCGGTCTGGCGCTGGCCGAGCCCCTATTCGCCGAGCGTTCGTTGGTCCTGGTGGACGACTGGTCGTGGCCGCAGGTGCGGTCTGCGACCAGGGCCTACCTGAAGCGGCACCCCGGCTACCACGTGGTCGCAGAGATGACGGTCTCGACCGACTTCGACCCGCGCTGGTGCAACGGGCTTGTCGTGCTGGCCTGGCAGCGTCCGCCCGACTGGGTGGTGCCGAGCGGCTGGGAAGTCGTCTGGCGACGGTGGGCTCACCTGGGCCTGCTCGCCCCTCTTCGCTCCCTCGCCTACCGGGTGCTTGTTCGACACCCGCGGGTGACGCGCCTGGTGGCCAAGATCTACCTGCACGGCGGCACCAGGGTCCCGACGCACGCACCCGACGACGTGCTCGGCTGA